From Bacteroidota bacterium, one genomic window encodes:
- a CDS encoding sel1 repeat family protein, whose amino-acid sequence MKPLLLTLIGSLLLPLCLAAQQPTTQDEMSIEETRKLAEQGDAAAQTSLGLRYYNGEEVEQDYKQAMEWFRKAADQEGPTAQLLMGLMYYNGDGVEQDYKQALHWYHKAAEQGEARAQFLLGIMYYYGEEVAQDYKQAAYWVEKAYNNGYEEAADFWNQMELEQYK is encoded by the coding sequence ATGAAACCTCTGTTACTTACCTTAATCGGCAGCCTGCTGTTGCCCCTTTGTCTGGCCGCACAACAACCTACCACCCAAGACGAAATGAGCATAGAAGAAACACGGAAACTAGCCGAGCAGGGAGATGCAGCGGCTCAAACCAGCCTGGGGCTACGGTACTATAACGGCGAGGAAGTAGAGCAAGACTACAAACAGGCAATGGAATGGTTCCGCAAAGCCGCTGACCAGGAGGGACCAACCGCACAGCTCCTGATGGGGCTGATGTACTACAACGGCGATGGCGTAGAGCAGGACTATAAGCAGGCCCTGCACTGGTACCATAAAGCCGCTGAGCAGGGCGAAGCAAGAGCCCAGTTTCTTCTTGGAATCATGTACTACTACGGCGAAGAAGTGGCCCAGGACTACAAGCAGGCTGCCTACTGGGTTGAGAAAGCCTATAATAACGGCTATGAAGAGGCCGCAGACTTCTGGAACCAGATGGAGCTGGAGCAGTACAAGTAA